The following DNA comes from Pseudomonadota bacterium.
GATTGACGTTAATCTTTGTCAGTGGTTCCGGGAGCATATTCTGGCGGGCGTGGCATATGGTTGATGTTGGCCGTACCATGACCGGTACTTTGCAGGTTTCAGAAAGAGAAAAGGCCCTGGAAACCATGGACCGTGCATCTGCCGGGCTGGCCGGGTCAAAAACCGGAATTTTTGCCATCATGGCGAAAAATCTGCTGTCCTGTTCCGTTTGGGAACTGTACGGGCCCGGATCATCGGCTGTGATTACGACCATTCCCCCATCAACACCGATGTATGCTCCACTCATTAACGGGTCGGCGGCCACATTGAGTCCGACCTGCTTCATTACCACCGCACTGCGCATGCCGGTTGCCGCAATGGTCAGGGCCGCTTCCATGGCGACCTTTTCATTGACTGTCCATTGGCCATAAACCTTTTGCTCTTCCTGCTTTGCCTGAGCGACAAAACTGGGTAGAATTTCCGAGGCCGGGGTGCCCGGATAGGAGTAAACAAATCCACAGCCACTTTCTATCATGCCCCGGCCGATGGCTTCATTTCCCAAATATATTTTCTCTTTTTTTATCTTCATTGTAATTTCATGCTGCCAGAGCGTCGTCTCCGGTTGCGCAGAGCCTGAATCATCATGCCGATAATAATTCCCATCAGGATGACGGCGGCCCCGGATAAAAACCATTTTATCGTGTAGGCTCGTTTTAGAAGAGCTTGATCATTTTGTTGGTTGTCATAGACGGTTTTGATTTCCTGGTATTTCTTCAGCAGAGTTTCATGCTTTTCTTTCAATTCCACGAATTGGGCTGAGTCGGTTTTCAACTTATTGTAATCATGACTCAAATCCTTGACTTTTTTGGTTAATTTTTTGACTTCCGACAGCAGACTGGTATTGCCACGGCGGTATTCATGGTTGGTGCTGCTCAGGGCGTCAACTTTCTTTTTGAGTTCTTCGACCTGTCTTTGGGCCGTTGACAACAGGAGAGAGGCCGGCTTACGGTTGGTCAGATAGCGTTGTTCTGTCCAGCCTTCCTTTTTACCATATTTTATCCGGGCCCACTTCTCATCTTCTTCAGCCAAGTTGGTAACCGCGGCGCCTGTTGGCAAAAATGTTATTATTTTATATTCCCTTCCCCGGCCGGCCCGGAGGGGAATTACCCGGAGAGAATCAGACACATATTGACTGAATGGTTTACCGGCTGTCTGTCCATTAAGGGGCAGAGATACTATGAGCCCCAGGATAAGGAGTGAAGTAAAAAAGAGATAGCGTAACCTTGGCATTATGTTAATCCTCCTTCAGTTTGTATGTCATGATCTGGTGCTTAGAGCAGGATCAAAAACTTAAGTTAAGCAATTAGCATTTAGCTGAGTAAAATTAAAGTTTTAGGTTAATAATACAGTAAATATTCGGGCACGTTTTCAAAAAAGCAATAATACTCTCACAGAGGTATAGAGAAACCAGTTATTTGCTCTCTGTGACTCCGCGTCAGCGTAATTTTTTTGTCTCGCGCCCGTTCGCTTTACTCACTCAAGACGCAAAGGCGCAATGAAAAACGACAGACGATATAGCAAATTGAACTCTTCGCGGTCTTTGCGGCTTAGCGCGAAAATTAAAAAAAATTGACGGATATTAGGTCCAAGAATTTGTCAATCTATAGACAAAGTCGAATATTTACAAGTAACATTATCCAGCCGCTGGTAATAGCTGGTTTTCCTGGAACATGGTGATTAACTGTTCGACAATTCTTGCGGTTGCTCCCCAGATTACCTGGCTGTTAATATGATAGGCAATCAGGGAAATCAGTCGCTGACCGTTAAAATAGTAAAAATCATACTGGTTGCTTACCTCAATAAACTGGGCAATCGGTACCGTGATCAGGTGATCTACTTCTTGATTATTAAGCTGGAACGAATAGGGGTGAGGAATCAGACCCAGAAAAGGTGAGACCAGGAAACCGGTGGTGGTATCCACTTCATCAAGGCGACCGATAATGGTTGTATCTCTGGATTTAATTCCTACTTCCTCTTCGGATTCCCGTAAACAGGTTTCCAGCAGTGAGCTGTCACTGCTTTCTTTAACTCCACCGGGGAAAGAAACCTCTCCTTTGTGATGTTTTAACTGTTGACTGCGTTTGATCAATAAAAGGTTTGCCTCCCCTTCCCGGATGAATAAAGGGCAGAGGACCGCTGCCCTGACTCCGGCAGGAAAGGAAAGCGGCTGATATTTATGGTTCGCCAGGGCTGCGGTTAGTTGGTGTCCAGTCATTTGATGATATTTTCCAGTATATTTTGCAT
Coding sequences within:
- a CDS encoding indolepyruvate oxidoreductase; translated protein: MKIKKEKIYLGNEAIGRGMIESGCGFVYSYPGTPASEILPSFVAQAKQEEQKVYGQWTVNEKVAMEAALTIAATGMRSAVVMKQVGLNVAADPLMSGAYIGVDGGMVVITADDPGPYSSQTEQDSRFFAMMAKIPVFDPASPADARSMVSRAFSLSETCKVPVMVRPTSTICHARQNMLPEPLTKINVNPCFNKEPSRWAATPRHRFILHQKLNQKLENLRHDPRFTFYD
- a CDS encoding TIGR04211 family SH3 domain-containing protein yields the protein MPRLRYLFFTSLLILGLIVSLPLNGQTAGKPFSQYVSDSLRVIPLRAGRGREYKIITFLPTGAAVTNLAEEDEKWARIKYGKKEGWTEQRYLTNRKPASLLLSTAQRQVEELKKKVDALSSTNHEYRRGNTSLLSEVKKLTKKVKDLSHDYNKLKTDSAQFVELKEKHETLLKKYQEIKTVYDNQQNDQALLKRAYTIKWFLSGAAVILMGIIIGMMIQALRNRRRRSGSMKLQ
- a CDS encoding CoA pyrophosphatase — protein: MTGHQLTAALANHKYQPLSFPAGVRAAVLCPLFIREGEANLLLIKRSQQLKHHKGEVSFPGGVKESSDSSLLETCLRESEEEVGIKSRDTTIIGRLDEVDTTTGFLVSPFLGLIPHPYSFQLNNQEVDHLITVPIAQFIEVSNQYDFYYFNGQRLISLIAYHINSQVIWGATARIVEQLITMFQENQLLPAAG